The Cloacibacterium caeni region TCTTCTATTAATTTATGGAGCAACATTTCGCCAAAACCTTTTCCTTGAACTGAATTATCGAGATAAATGCTGACTTCGGCAACACCTTTGAAGCATACTCTTGCAGAAACCGGTTGAATGGCAGCCCAACCTTGCACTACTCCATTTTCGTTTACCAAAACCAATCTACACAATTTGAAATATTTATTATCCCAAGCTTCCCAACTTGGCACATCTTTGTCAAAAGTAGCATTGCCGCCATCAATACCTTGTTTTAAAATTTCTAAAACTCTCGTCCCATCTTCTGGAAGCATTTCACTGATTTGGTATTTCATTTTTTATCTAAGATTAGGTTTATTTTATTTTAAAGATGAAATTTTATTCCATTTCCTTCTTCAAAAACTTCGCTGTCAAAGA contains the following coding sequences:
- a CDS encoding GNAT family N-acetyltransferase, with the protein product MKYQISEMLPEDGTRVLEILKQGIDGGNATFDKDVPSWEAWDNKYFKLCRLVLVNENGVVQGWAAIQPVSARVCFKGVAEVSIYLDNSVQGKGFGEMLLHKLIEETEEHHFWTLQSGIFPENVASIKIHEKLGFRIIGIREKIAEMNGVWRDVILLERRTHKF